Proteins from one Niallia circulans genomic window:
- the rlmD gene encoding 23S rRNA (uracil(1939)-C(5))-methyltransferase RlmD: protein MSRTLPVQKNDILDIVFEDLTHEGSGVAKVEGYPLFIPNGLPGEKAKVKVVKTNKNFGFGRLLELQEKSPYRVEAPCPIYKECGGCQLQHLNYEGQLLVKHKHVQDVLERIGKIDAIVHPTIGMNEPWRYRNKAQVPIGEQEGGLIGGFYQQRSHQIINMEACLIQQEENDDVVKKVKEICQKYGVKAYNEERHKGELRHIMVRRGLVTCEMMIVLITRTNEITNKNKVVDEIAAEISGLKSIIHNVNNKKTNVIMGDTTNVLWGQETITDYIGDVKFAISARSFYQVNPEQTKVLYDKALEYANLQGEENVIDAYCGIGTISLFLAKKAKKVFGVEIVPQAIEDAGKNALLNDIHNVDFAVGKAEEVIPNWYKEGNTADVLVVDPPRKGCDEALLQTIIDMKPKKVVYVSCNPATLARDLRVLEDGGYKTLEVQPVDMFPQTMHVEAVAQLVLSV from the coding sequence ATGAGCAGAACATTGCCCGTTCAAAAGAACGATATATTAGATATAGTATTTGAAGATTTGACACATGAAGGTTCTGGCGTAGCGAAGGTTGAAGGTTATCCACTGTTTATCCCCAATGGACTTCCAGGGGAAAAAGCGAAGGTTAAAGTGGTGAAAACTAATAAAAATTTTGGATTTGGTCGTTTGCTTGAATTGCAGGAAAAAAGCCCATATCGAGTGGAAGCACCATGTCCAATTTATAAAGAATGCGGAGGCTGTCAGCTTCAGCATCTTAATTATGAAGGACAGCTTCTAGTGAAGCATAAGCATGTTCAGGATGTCCTTGAAAGAATCGGCAAAATAGACGCTATCGTTCACCCGACAATCGGTATGAACGAGCCATGGCGCTACCGCAACAAGGCACAGGTTCCAATTGGAGAGCAGGAAGGCGGTCTGATAGGCGGTTTCTATCAACAGCGCAGCCACCAAATTATCAATATGGAAGCTTGCCTTATACAACAGGAAGAAAATGATGATGTCGTAAAAAAAGTAAAAGAGATATGTCAAAAGTACGGAGTTAAGGCATACAATGAGGAGCGACATAAAGGAGAGCTTCGTCATATCATGGTTCGCCGTGGTTTAGTTACATGTGAAATGATGATTGTGCTTATTACGAGAACAAACGAGATTACAAACAAAAATAAAGTTGTGGATGAAATTGCCGCAGAGATTTCAGGTTTAAAATCAATTATCCACAATGTGAATAACAAAAAAACAAATGTCATTATGGGCGATACAACAAATGTGTTGTGGGGACAAGAAACAATTACCGATTATATTGGAGATGTTAAGTTCGCAATTTCTGCCCGCTCCTTCTATCAAGTAAATCCTGAGCAGACAAAGGTTTTATATGATAAAGCACTTGAATATGCTAATTTGCAAGGCGAAGAAAATGTTATTGATGCTTATTGCGGTATCGGCACGATTTCACTGTTCCTAGCGAAGAAAGCGAAAAAGGTGTTTGGTGTAGAAATTGTTCCACAAGCAATCGAAGACGCTGGCAAAAACGCACTCCTAAACGATATCCACAATGTGGATTTTGCTGTCGGCAAAGCAGAAGAAGTTATCCCCAACTGGTATAAGGAAGGAAACACAGCAGACGTTCTAGTCGTTGATCCGCCAAGAAAAGGCTGTGATGAAGCCCTATTACAAACAATCATTGACATGAAGCCAAAAAAAGTCGTATACGTTTCCTGCAACCCAGCAACATTAGCAAGAGACCTGCGCGTCCTTGAAGACGGCGGCTACAAAACACTTGAAGTACAGCCTGTGGATATGTTCCCGCAGACAATGCATGTTGAGGCTGTGGCTCAGTTGGTATTATCAGTGTAA
- a CDS encoding diacylglycerol kinase, whose product MKRARIIYNPTSGREAFKKHLPEVLKKLENAGYETSCHATTGPEDATKAARVAIERRYDLVIAAGGDGTINEVVNGLAEQDYRPKLGIIPVGTTNDFARALHIPRDIEAAADIIAKGDTIPVDIGRINNDKYFINIGGGGNLTELSYEVPSKLKTMLGQLAYYLKGMEKLPFIKATKVKIEYDGKLFEGEVMLFLIGLTNSVGGFEKLAPGASINDGLFSLLILKKANLADFIRIATLALRGEHINDPSVIYVSANRIKITSEEKVQLNLDGEFGGVLPAEFVNLYRHFEVFVPIDQIRDEDRPKEETLTAE is encoded by the coding sequence ATGAAAAGGGCAAGAATTATATACAATCCAACATCAGGCCGGGAAGCTTTTAAAAAGCATTTGCCGGAGGTGCTGAAAAAACTTGAGAATGCAGGGTATGAAACATCCTGTCACGCTACGACGGGTCCAGAGGATGCCACTAAGGCTGCGAGAGTTGCAATTGAAAGAAGATATGATCTTGTTATTGCAGCTGGCGGAGACGGCACAATTAATGAAGTAGTTAATGGACTAGCAGAACAGGACTACCGGCCGAAGCTTGGAATTATCCCAGTGGGTACAACTAATGACTTCGCAAGAGCCTTGCATATTCCGCGAGACATTGAAGCTGCCGCAGATATAATTGCTAAAGGCGACACAATCCCTGTCGATATTGGACGGATAAATAATGACAAATACTTTATTAATATTGGCGGCGGAGGCAATTTAACTGAGCTTTCGTATGAAGTGCCGAGCAAGTTGAAAACAATGCTTGGACAGCTTGCGTATTATTTGAAGGGTATGGAAAAGCTGCCTTTTATTAAGGCTACTAAAGTAAAGATAGAATATGACGGAAAGTTATTCGAAGGGGAAGTCATGCTGTTTTTAATTGGTCTGACAAACTCTGTCGGCGGATTTGAAAAGCTTGCACCAGGTGCTTCAATCAATGACGGTCTATTTTCCTTGCTTATCCTAAAAAAAGCCAACTTAGCAGACTTTATCCGTATCGCTACATTGGCGCTCCGCGGAGAGCATATTAATGATCCTAGTGTAATTTATGTAAGTGCCAACCGTATTAAGATAACATCAGAGGAAAAGGTACAGCTGAACCTTGATGGTGAATTCGGTGGTGTGCTTCCAGCAGAATTTGTTAATTTATACAGACATTTTGAGGTGTTTGTTCCAATTGACCAAATCCGTGACGAGGATCGCCCTAAAGAAGAGACACTAACAGCAGAGTAA
- a CDS encoding LiaI-LiaF-like domain-containing protein, whose amino-acid sequence MRTWRVGTFSMGLSLLFLGVFLLLSQFLEWDITTALKLWWPVILVVLGLEILLYLFLSKQEKPYLNFDIFSILIVGILGTAGIIMVFLQTAGFIDLIQDEIKKEERTLDLPAYEQNISNDINRVVVEGDGIGQLKVDGTTERNVSLFGTYRQDSSLDEIGKVEDYVTTSHKGDTLYIRVKERPYQTSTFYSDYSNIDATLLVPTDVQLEITNLKSNLSINPRELKSDWKVSGAGELDIDIQETNNVMVSVENTQVENGENQNWSFAKETADTDEYDAAEDYTTYNGNYKKGKAEHHIYVFSSALLQLNDKK is encoded by the coding sequence ATGAGGACTTGGAGAGTAGGAACATTTTCAATGGGATTATCACTATTGTTTCTTGGGGTATTCCTGTTACTATCTCAATTCTTAGAGTGGGATATTACGACTGCTCTAAAGCTATGGTGGCCAGTTATTCTTGTAGTGCTTGGTTTAGAAATACTACTATACCTATTTCTAAGCAAGCAGGAGAAGCCATATTTGAATTTTGACATATTCAGTATTCTTATCGTCGGCATATTGGGTACAGCCGGAATTATAATGGTGTTTCTTCAAACTGCAGGCTTCATTGATTTGATTCAGGATGAAATTAAGAAGGAAGAAAGGACATTGGACCTTCCTGCATATGAACAGAATATCAGCAATGATATCAATAGAGTTGTTGTGGAAGGAGACGGCATAGGGCAGCTTAAAGTCGATGGTACAACGGAAAGAAACGTCTCCTTGTTTGGTACATACAGACAGGATAGTTCATTAGATGAAATAGGGAAAGTAGAGGATTATGTCACCACTTCACATAAAGGAGATACACTGTATATAAGGGTGAAAGAGCGTCCTTATCAAACATCAACGTTCTACTCAGATTATTCCAATATTGATGCTACCTTGCTTGTCCCGACAGATGTTCAATTAGAAATTACTAATCTCAAAAGCAACCTATCCATTAATCCACGCGAATTGAAAAGCGATTGGAAAGTATCTGGTGCCGGAGAGCTTGATATAGATATTCAAGAGACGAATAATGTAATGGTTTCTGTGGAGAATACTCAGGTGGAAAATGGAGAGAATCAGAATTGGAGCTTTGCCAAGGAAACGGCAGATACTGATGAGTATGATGCAGCAGAAGACTATACTACTTATAATGGTAATTATAAAAAGGGAAAAGCCGAGCATCATATCTATGTTTTTAGTAGTGCGCTGTTACAGCTGAACGATAAAAAGTAA
- a CDS encoding RNA polymerase sigma factor, whose translation MKLFRRGERIIADQELIELVKRGDDDAFRLLVEKYRQYIFRTIYSVLKDQKEAEDAAQEVFLKIYYSLPKYENQGFKTWITRIAVNHSIDVKRKQQRRKEDITEQIELDTGKKDNVVAEVLIRQQRKLLREKLNDIPDNYRDVIYGYYIAEKSYQQLAEEQNVQVKTIETKLYRARIWLKKHWKEEDFL comes from the coding sequence ATGAAGTTGTTTAGAAGGGGGGAGAGAATAATTGCAGATCAAGAATTGATTGAACTAGTCAAGCGTGGAGATGATGATGCATTCCGGTTGCTAGTTGAGAAATATCGCCAGTATATATTTCGCACCATTTACAGCGTTCTTAAGGATCAAAAGGAAGCGGAAGATGCTGCACAGGAAGTGTTCCTCAAAATTTATTACTCTCTCCCCAAATATGAAAACCAAGGATTCAAAACTTGGATAACGAGAATAGCAGTCAATCATTCGATTGATGTTAAGCGAAAACAGCAAAGAAGGAAAGAAGACATCACAGAACAAATTGAGCTTGATACAGGAAAAAAAGACAATGTAGTGGCAGAGGTCTTAATAAGGCAGCAGCGCAAGCTGTTAAGGGAAAAGCTTAATGATATCCCTGACAACTATCGCGATGTTATATACGGTTACTATATTGCAGAAAAGAGCTATCAGCAATTAGCTGAAGAGCAGAATGTTCAAGTTAAGACAATTGAAACAAAACTGTACCGGGCAAGGATCTGGTTGAAGAAGCATTGGAAGGAGGAGGATTTCTTATGA
- the plsY gene encoding glycerol-3-phosphate 1-O-acyltransferase PlsY has product MLLYTLLIASYLLGSIPAAIIIGKIFFGIDIRKHGSLNPGATNSIRVLGKKAGLAVLIFDIGKGSLAAALPLLLHQDIDPIYTGLAAVIGHCFPIFAGFRGGKAIATTAGMLLVANPIMFLIVYLTFIAVIWITKYVFFGSISVGVTILLYVFFDASVEHELIFIIYLLLLIYLHRSNIINFINQQEPKINDKTIKKDRIGPKKIS; this is encoded by the coding sequence ATGCTTTTGTATACGCTATTGATCGCTTCTTATTTATTGGGATCTATTCCGGCTGCCATTATAATTGGAAAGATTTTTTTTGGCATTGATATTAGAAAGCATGGCAGCTTAAATCCTGGAGCAACTAACTCGATCCGCGTGCTTGGCAAAAAAGCAGGCCTCGCCGTTCTCATCTTTGATATCGGCAAAGGTTCACTTGCTGCAGCGCTCCCGCTCCTTCTTCACCAGGATATTGATCCAATTTATACTGGTTTGGCTGCAGTTATTGGGCATTGCTTCCCAATATTTGCAGGCTTTCGCGGTGGAAAAGCGATTGCAACAACTGCAGGGATGCTGCTTGTCGCAAACCCGATTATGTTTTTAATTGTCTATTTAACATTCATAGCTGTCATTTGGATTACAAAGTATGTTTTCTTTGGAAGTATTTCTGTCGGGGTTACGATATTGCTCTATGTCTTTTTTGATGCGAGTGTAGAACACGAACTTATTTTTATCATCTATCTGTTACTTCTTATTTACTTACACAGGTCTAACATCATTAATTTCATTAACCAGCAAGAACCAAAAATAAATGATAAAACAATCAAAAAAGACCGCATCGGACCGAAGAAAATCAGCTAA
- the gatB gene encoding Asp-tRNA(Asn)/Glu-tRNA(Gln) amidotransferase subunit GatB — protein MEFETVIGLEVHVELKTESKIFSASPNHFGAAPNTNTTVVDLGYPGVLPVLNKKAVEYGMKASMALNCQVATETKFDRKNYFYPDNPKAYQISQFDKPIGEHGYIDIEVDGYKKRIGITRVHLEEDAGKLNHANGYSLVDFNRQGTPLIEIVSEPDIRTPNEAYAYLEKLKSIIQYTGVSDCKMEEGSLRCDANISIRPVGQEEFGTKTELKNLNSFNFVRKGLEYEEKRQREVVLGGGVIDQETRRFDEATSKTLLMRVKEGSDDYRYFPEPDLMDLYIDEDWKARIRAEIPELPDARKKRYIEELGLPEYDANVLTVTKEMADFFEATVNAKADPKLASNWVMGDLSATLNAEGKELTEVALTPEGLASMIKLIENGTISSKIAKQVFKELIENGGDAEKIVKEKGLVQISDEGALLKIISEVLDNNPQSIDDFKNGKQKAVGFLVGQIMKATKGQANPQMVNKLLVEEINKR, from the coding sequence ATGGAATTTGAAACAGTCATTGGACTTGAAGTCCATGTGGAGTTAAAAACAGAATCGAAGATATTCTCCGCAAGCCCGAACCATTTCGGTGCTGCTCCGAATACAAATACAACAGTTGTAGATTTAGGATATCCAGGAGTATTGCCTGTCCTAAATAAAAAGGCTGTGGAATATGGAATGAAGGCTTCTATGGCATTGAATTGCCAAGTTGCGACAGAAACGAAATTTGACCGAAAAAACTACTTCTATCCTGACAATCCGAAAGCTTATCAAATTTCTCAATTCGATAAACCAATCGGGGAGCACGGCTATATTGATATTGAAGTGGACGGTTATAAGAAAAGAATCGGAATTACTCGTGTCCATTTAGAAGAGGATGCTGGAAAGCTGAATCATGCCAATGGCTACTCATTAGTTGACTTTAACCGTCAAGGAACACCATTGATTGAGATTGTATCTGAGCCGGATATTAGAACACCAAATGAAGCATATGCATACCTTGAGAAGCTGAAATCTATCATTCAGTATACTGGTGTATCTGACTGTAAGATGGAGGAAGGTTCTTTACGCTGTGATGCAAACATCTCCATCCGTCCAGTAGGACAGGAAGAGTTTGGAACAAAAACAGAATTGAAGAACTTAAACTCATTCAACTTCGTTCGCAAAGGTCTTGAATACGAAGAGAAGCGTCAGCGTGAGGTTGTGCTTGGCGGAGGTGTAATTGATCAGGAAACACGCCGTTTTGACGAAGCAACGAGTAAAACATTGTTGATGCGTGTTAAGGAGGGTTCTGATGATTATCGTTATTTCCCAGAGCCCGATTTAATGGATCTATATATCGATGAGGATTGGAAAGCAAGAATTCGTGCTGAAATTCCAGAACTTCCAGATGCCCGCAAAAAGAGATATATAGAAGAACTAGGCTTGCCTGAATATGATGCAAATGTCTTGACTGTTACAAAGGAAATGGCAGATTTCTTTGAGGCAACAGTTAACGCTAAGGCTGACCCTAAGCTTGCTTCTAACTGGGTTATGGGCGATTTATCAGCAACTTTAAATGCAGAAGGTAAAGAGCTTACAGAGGTAGCATTGACTCCAGAAGGTCTTGCAAGCATGATTAAGTTGATTGAAAACGGCACAATTTCCAGCAAAATTGCCAAGCAAGTATTTAAAGAGTTGATTGAAAATGGTGGAGACGCAGAAAAAATCGTAAAAGAAAAAGGATTAGTACAAATCTCAGATGAAGGCGCATTGCTGAAAATCATCTCAGAAGTACTAGATAATAATCCTCAATCTATCGATGATTTCAAAAATGGAAAGCAAAAAGCAGTCGGTTTCCTTGTTGGTCAAATTATGAAAGCAACAAAAGGGCAAGCTAACCCACAAATGGTTAACAAACTTCTTGTTGAAGAAATAAATAAAAGATAA
- the gatA gene encoding Asp-tRNA(Asn)/Glu-tRNA(Gln) amidotransferase subunit GatA, which produces MSLFDHKAADLQEMLLKKELSVTDLVQEAYTRIKDVDEKVQAFLTLDEENALNQAKQLDSILAAGEKTGPLFGLPIGIKDNIVTKNLRTTCSSRILENFNPIYNATVMEKLHNAGTITIGKLNMDEFAMGSSTENSYYMNTKNPWNLDTVPGGSSGGSAAAVAAGEVLFSLGSDTGGSIRQPAAYCGVVGLKPTYGRISRFGLVAFASSLDQIGPITRTVEDNAFLLNAISGVDPMDSTSANVAVPDFTKGLTGDVKGLKIAVPKEYLGEGVSEEVRQSVLDALKVLEKLGATWEEVSLPHSKYALATYYLLSSSEASANLSRFDGIRYGYRADNAESLIELYKQTRAEGFGDEVKRRIMLGTFALSSGYYDAYYKKAQKVRTLIKKDFEDVFEKYDVIVGPTTPTPAFKIGENVNDPLTMYANDILTIPVNLAGVPGISVPCGFSNGLPLGLQIIGKHFDEESVYKVAYAYEQATDYHKQKPTL; this is translated from the coding sequence ATGAGCTTATTTGATCATAAAGCAGCTGATTTACAGGAAATGCTGCTTAAAAAAGAACTTTCTGTAACAGATTTGGTGCAGGAAGCATACACGAGAATTAAAGATGTCGATGAAAAAGTACAAGCCTTTTTAACATTAGATGAGGAAAATGCCTTAAATCAGGCGAAGCAGCTTGATTCTATACTTGCTGCAGGTGAAAAGACTGGACCGTTGTTCGGCCTTCCAATCGGTATTAAGGATAATATTGTCACAAAGAATTTGAGAACAACATGCTCAAGCCGTATTTTAGAGAATTTTAACCCAATCTATAATGCGACTGTTATGGAAAAATTACATAATGCAGGCACGATTACAATCGGGAAACTGAATATGGATGAGTTTGCAATGGGATCCTCAACAGAGAATTCCTATTATATGAATACTAAAAACCCATGGAATCTGGATACAGTGCCAGGCGGTTCTTCTGGCGGCTCTGCAGCAGCTGTTGCAGCTGGAGAGGTTCTATTTTCCCTTGGTTCAGATACTGGCGGCTCGATCAGACAGCCTGCAGCATATTGTGGAGTTGTCGGCTTAAAGCCAACATACGGACGTATTTCACGTTTTGGCCTTGTAGCATTTGCATCTTCACTTGACCAAATCGGACCAATTACAAGAACAGTTGAAGACAATGCCTTCCTGCTTAATGCTATTTCAGGTGTAGATCCGATGGACAGCACATCAGCAAATGTGGCAGTTCCGGACTTTACTAAAGGTCTTACAGGGGATGTTAAAGGCTTGAAAATCGCTGTTCCTAAGGAGTATTTGGGAGAAGGCGTTAGCGAAGAGGTACGCCAGTCTGTACTTGATGCCCTTAAGGTATTGGAGAAGCTTGGAGCAACATGGGAAGAAGTATCATTGCCACATAGTAAATATGCATTGGCTACGTATTATCTGCTTTCTTCTTCAGAGGCTTCAGCGAACCTTTCCCGCTTTGACGGAATTCGCTATGGATACCGTGCAGATAATGCAGAAAGCTTAATTGAGCTTTATAAACAGACAAGAGCAGAAGGTTTCGGCGATGAAGTTAAACGCAGAATTATGCTTGGAACGTTTGCCTTAAGCTCTGGTTATTACGATGCATACTATAAAAAAGCACAAAAAGTGCGTACATTGATAAAAAAGGATTTTGAGGATGTATTTGAGAAATACGATGTGATTGTAGGACCTACAACCCCGACACCAGCTTTCAAAATCGGCGAAAATGTAAATGACCCATTAACGATGTATGCAAATGACATTCTGACAATCCCGGTTAACCTTGCTGGTGTACCAGGAATTTCAGTGCCATGTGGATTCTCAAACGGCTTGCCGCTTGGCTTGCAAATTATCGGTAAACACTTTGATGAAGAGTCTGTCTACAAAGTGGCATATGCATACGAACAGGCAACGGATTATCATAAGCAAAAACCAACGCTGTAA
- the gatC gene encoding Asp-tRNA(Asn)/Glu-tRNA(Gln) amidotransferase subunit GatC — protein MSRITKEEVKHVANLARLAITEEEAEQFQKQLDAIITFAEQLNEIDTEGVKPTSHVLDVKNVLREDVAGKGLPVEDVLKNAPEHQDGQIKVPSIIE, from the coding sequence ATGTCAAGGATAACAAAAGAAGAGGTAAAGCATGTAGCAAACCTTGCTAGACTTGCAATTACAGAAGAAGAAGCTGAACAATTCCAGAAACAGCTTGATGCAATCATTACGTTTGCTGAACAATTAAATGAAATCGATACAGAGGGTGTTAAACCAACATCCCATGTGCTGGATGTGAAAAACGTATTGCGTGAAGATGTTGCAGGAAAAGGTCTTCCTGTTGAGGATGTATTGAAGAATGCTCCAGAACATCAGGACGGCCAGATCAAAGTGCCATCGATTATAGAGTAA
- a CDS encoding MarR family winged helix-turn-helix transcriptional regulator → MTNEIDLLRLENQLCFLLYASSREMTKKYKTLLEELDVTYPQYLVLLLLWEHKVLSVKSMGEQLYLDSGTLTPMLKRMEQNGLINRERSQEDERSVMVSLTEQGSSLKEKAACIPLEIFKLANKEPEEFKQLKNSLTQLLQQLGK, encoded by the coding sequence ATGACAAATGAAATAGACTTGCTTAGACTGGAAAATCAGCTCTGTTTTTTGCTTTATGCCAGTTCAAGAGAAATGACAAAAAAATATAAAACCCTGCTTGAGGAATTGGATGTAACTTACCCTCAATATTTAGTCCTCCTATTATTATGGGAGCATAAGGTATTAAGTGTAAAAAGCATGGGGGAACAGTTATACCTTGATTCAGGCACATTGACTCCAATGCTTAAGCGTATGGAGCAGAATGGTCTCATAAACCGGGAACGCTCCCAAGAGGATGAGCGCTCTGTCATGGTTTCCTTAACAGAACAAGGCAGCAGCCTTAAAGAGAAAGCAGCCTGCATCCCATTAGAGATATTTAAGCTTGCAAATAAAGAACCAGAGGAATTCAAACAGCTGAAGAACTCCCTCACCCAGCTTTTGCAGCAGCTTGGCAAATAA
- a CDS encoding organic hydroperoxide resistance protein — protein sequence MSDTLFTTTVKAVGGREGRVESEDYVIQLETAMPGTPRAKQIEDATNPEQLFAAGYAACFDSALQMIAGKERVKFESEVTASVSLVKDPTDQGFKLGVKLSVKGTGVDKATLEDLVHKAHNFCPYSKATRGNIEVTLEVIAA from the coding sequence ATGTCAGATACATTATTCACAACAACTGTAAAAGCGGTCGGCGGAAGAGAAGGAAGAGTTGAATCAGAGGATTATGTTATTCAATTAGAAACAGCGATGCCTGGAACTCCAAGAGCGAAGCAAATTGAGGATGCAACAAACCCAGAGCAATTGTTTGCAGCAGGTTATGCGGCGTGCTTCGATTCAGCTCTGCAAATGATTGCTGGAAAAGAGCGTGTGAAATTTGAATCAGAAGTAACAGCGAGTGTCAGCCTGGTTAAAGATCCAACAGATCAAGGCTTTAAGCTTGGTGTTAAATTGTCTGTCAAAGGAACTGGCGTAGATAAAGCAACTTTAGAGGACCTTGTTCATAAAGCACATAATTTCTGCCCATACTCAAAAGCAACTAGAGGCAATATTGAAGTGACACTGGAAGTTATTGCTGCATAA
- a CDS encoding YueI family protein, whose amino-acid sequence MTNPNLDDYLQQGMYGAKETKPEERRKFLGTIRERVVLALLQNQVSEANIYKEAEEAIKSNKGAKLYLNGHLDYSYLSKYLKLANEQNMEYTMVTNNDYNSEIGLLIAYDHAVDKQDIYVTEPTADKITDEPKEKKGFFAKLFNK is encoded by the coding sequence ATGACAAATCCAAATTTAGATGATTACCTGCAGCAAGGCATGTACGGGGCGAAGGAGACAAAGCCAGAAGAGAGAAGAAAATTTCTTGGAACAATTAGAGAGCGTGTTGTGCTAGCGCTGCTGCAAAATCAAGTGAGTGAAGCAAATATCTATAAAGAGGCCGAGGAAGCGATTAAGAGCAATAAAGGAGCTAAGCTGTATTTAAATGGCCACTTGGATTATTCTTATTTGTCTAAGTACTTAAAATTAGCTAACGAGCAAAACATGGAATATACAATGGTGACGAACAATGATTATAACAGTGAAATCGGCTTATTGATCGCATACGACCATGCTGTAGATAAACAAGACATTTATGTTACTGAACCGACAGCTGACAAGATAACAGACGAACCGAAGGAAAAGAAGGGTTTTTTCGCAAAGCTTTTCAACAAGTAA
- a CDS encoding CamS family sex pheromone protein produces the protein MKRSLILVASLIFFLSACAPNFQKEEEVKSETGDNETETAILPKFKISDDYYSMSLPFKTSEARGLVVNNLNSRYDISEFESGLMRVAQNTFDTDNYYFQEGQYLNSSTVAAWLNRKYTKKELTAEKISANDNVGLNPSDEDKSKKESGNMEPIYLAHILEHDYLVKNEETNKLELGGVTIGLALNSVYYYQEKDNGSTKKKDISEQTLEREGKSIAEEVTKRLRKIEGLENVPITIALFEQKETSSVVPGNFISYANAGSGEASLGQWKDINEKYVIFPNTNSQYKTEQAAFSKFQTDIEAYFPNFNGVIGKGFYVNNKLRSISIDMKVQFYGATEVIGFSQYVAGKVIDRFKDTNQTVQVSISSANGEEALIVRDAGQDEPFVHIYQ, from the coding sequence ATGAAAAGAAGCTTAATATTAGTAGCGAGCCTCATTTTTTTCCTATCTGCCTGTGCACCGAACTTTCAGAAGGAAGAAGAAGTGAAAAGTGAAACAGGGGACAATGAAACAGAGACAGCCATCCTGCCGAAATTCAAGATTTCGGATGACTATTACAGCATGAGTCTTCCCTTTAAGACATCTGAAGCAAGAGGGCTTGTCGTTAACAATTTAAACTCGAGATACGATATCAGTGAATTCGAGAGCGGTTTAATGCGTGTTGCTCAAAATACATTTGATACAGATAATTATTATTTCCAAGAAGGCCAGTATTTGAACAGCTCAACTGTTGCTGCATGGCTGAACAGGAAGTACACAAAGAAGGAGCTTACTGCCGAAAAAATATCAGCAAATGACAATGTTGGTCTTAATCCTTCTGATGAAGATAAAAGTAAAAAAGAATCTGGTAATATGGAGCCGATCTATTTAGCTCATATTTTGGAGCACGATTATTTAGTAAAAAATGAAGAAACAAATAAGCTGGAGCTTGGCGGAGTAACAATTGGCCTTGCATTAAACTCTGTGTATTATTACCAGGAAAAAGATAACGGATCGACAAAAAAGAAGGATATTAGTGAGCAAACCCTTGAAAGAGAAGGGAAAAGTATCGCAGAAGAGGTCACTAAACGGCTCAGAAAAATCGAAGGGCTGGAAAATGTACCTATAACAATTGCCTTGTTTGAACAAAAAGAGACATCCTCTGTTGTGCCAGGTAACTTTATTTCCTATGCAAATGCAGGCAGTGGGGAAGCCTCCCTGGGACAGTGGAAGGATATTAATGAAAAGTATGTTATTTTTCCAAATACAAATAGCCAATATAAGACAGAGCAAGCTGCCTTCTCTAAATTCCAAACCGATATTGAAGCGTACTTTCCTAATTTCAATGGCGTTATCGGAAAAGGTTTTTATGTAAACAACAAGCTGCGCAGTATTAGCATTGATATGAAGGTACAGTTTTATGGGGCAACAGAAGTAATCGGCTTCTCCCAATATGTGGCTGGAAAAGTGATTGATCGCTTTAAGGACACAAACCAGACTGTACAGGTGAGCATCTCCTCCGCTAACGGGGAAGAAGCCCTTATTGTTAGGGATGCAGGTCAAGACGAGCCGTTTGTTCATATATATCAATAA